In one window of Bemisia tabaci chromosome 4, PGI_BMITA_v3 DNA:
- the LOC140223732 gene encoding uncharacterized protein, whose product MGTCELLPTDMEECHEMNEICKNEGGYIIGGERVLPIMRVHVQEEMEDWERECGCSISPEVYSYLETHHYDIDGFQFSVYDDLPGIRAWLEENNIKFLPGINMEKCHKFCYKYGGYIIGGLQLPTIYILHGREDTNNAVPECECRLNSGVEFYLENEGYNVNSFKHSVYDGLPGIRKWLKENKIKIRPTFKFKY is encoded by the exons GCGAGCTACTTCCTACTGATATGGAGGAGTGCCACGAGATGAACGAGATATGCAAAAATGAGGGAGGATACATCATTGGAGGAGAACGTGTACTGCCGATCATGCGTGTACATGTACAAGAAGAGATGGAAGATTGGGAACGTGAATGTGGATGTAGCATAAGCCCAGAAGTGTATTCTTATCTAGAAACTCATCATTATGATATCGACGGTTTCCAGTTTTCGGTGTATGATGACTTGCCTGGTATCCGAGCATGGTTAGAAGAAAACAACATCAAATTCTTGCCAG GCATCAATATGGAGAAGTGTCACAAGTTTTGCTACAAGTATGGAGGATACATCATTGGAGGACTTCAACTGCCGACAATATATATCTTGCATGGACGGGAAGATACGAACAATGCTGTGCCTGAATGCGAATGTAGATTGAACTCAGGCGTGGAATTTTATCTAGAAAATGAAGGTTATAATGTCAATAGTTTCAAGCATTCGGTGTATGATGGCTTGCCCGGTATCCGGAAATggttgaaagaaaacaaaatcaaaatcaGACCGACGTTcaaatttaaatattga